One Chloroflexota bacterium DNA segment encodes these proteins:
- the uppS gene encoding polyprenyl diphosphate synthase, with the protein MTSNDETNGTQVMAGQLRIPHHVGIIMDGNGRWAQEQGLPRFMGHRAGTDNIRQVLEASVGFGIKVLTIYAFSTENWGRPPAEVRGLMRLLSRTIEEQLQELHENGVQIRHSGSLVGISEPLKKQITRALELTSNNDRIILNVAFNYGGRAEIIDGIRRVIEDGLAPEQITEDIFSHYLYTHDLPDADLIIRTGGEYRLSNFLIWQAAYAEYYATPTYWPDFDEAELRKALEAFSDRDRRFGHVQVT; encoded by the coding sequence ATGACCTCGAACGACGAGACCAACGGTACACAGGTGATGGCGGGACAACTGCGGATTCCCCATCATGTCGGTATCATTATGGATGGCAATGGCCGCTGGGCGCAAGAGCAGGGATTGCCCCGCTTTATGGGCCATAGAGCCGGTACCGACAATATTCGTCAGGTCCTGGAGGCATCTGTTGGGTTCGGGATCAAAGTGCTCACCATCTACGCGTTTTCGACGGAAAACTGGGGCCGACCACCGGCGGAAGTGCGAGGCCTGATGCGGCTGCTCAGCCGCACGATCGAAGAGCAACTCCAGGAACTCCATGAAAACGGCGTCCAAATCCGCCACAGTGGTAGTCTCGTGGGCATTTCCGAGCCACTGAAAAAGCAGATCACCCGGGCTCTGGAACTGACCAGCAACAACGACCGGATCATTCTCAACGTCGCGTTCAACTATGGCGGTCGAGCCGAGATCATCGACGGCATCCGGCGCGTCATCGAGGATGGCCTTGCCCCGGAACAGATCACCGAGGACATCTTCAGCCATTACCTCTACACCCACGATCTTCCAGATGCCGATCTGATCATCCGCACGGGCGGCGAGTACCGGTTAAGCAACTTCCTGATCTGGCAGGCAGCTTACGCCGAATACTACGCCACACCCACCTACTGGCCAGATTTCGACGAGGCCGAATTGAGAAAAGCCCTTGAAGCTTTCAGCGATCGGGACCGGCGCTTCGGCCATGTCCAGGTGACCTGA
- the glpX gene encoding class II fructose-bisphosphatase — protein sequence MAEQPDRNLALDLVRVTEAAALAASRWMGRGDKIAADQAAVDAMRLILNSIDMNSIIVIGEGEKDEAPMLFNEEELGTGAGPEMDIAVDPIDGTTLTAKGGSGALAVVALSERGSMYSPGSLVYMDKIAVGPEASHVIDINQPAAYNLHAVAHAVGKQVDDLTVMILDRPRHEELIGQVRDVGARIRLIADGDVAGSIAAASPDTGIDVLLGVGGSPEAVITAAALKCMGGGMQCKLWPRNDDERRYAEQHGHDLNKVFGIDDLVASDNVFFAATGITDGELLEGVRYMRGGASTSSIVMRSRSGTIRTIVSQHRWDKLMRISQISYASSDLAMPD from the coding sequence ATGGCTGAACAACCCGATCGCAATCTCGCTTTAGATCTTGTCCGCGTAACCGAAGCCGCTGCCCTGGCAGCCTCCCGCTGGATGGGTCGTGGCGACAAAATTGCCGCCGATCAGGCCGCCGTCGATGCCATGCGTTTGATCCTTAACTCCATCGATATGAACAGTATCATCGTAATCGGGGAAGGGGAAAAGGACGAAGCGCCCATGCTCTTCAACGAAGAGGAGTTGGGCACCGGCGCAGGGCCCGAAATGGACATTGCTGTCGACCCCATCGATGGTACCACCTTGACGGCCAAGGGTGGCTCAGGAGCGCTGGCCGTGGTGGCTCTTTCCGAACGGGGCAGCATGTACTCACCAGGCAGTCTGGTTTACATGGATAAGATTGCAGTTGGGCCTGAAGCCAGCCACGTGATCGATATCAACCAACCGGCCGCCTACAATCTGCACGCGGTCGCTCACGCCGTCGGAAAACAGGTTGACGACCTTACAGTAATGATCCTGGACCGCCCTCGCCATGAAGAACTTATCGGCCAGGTGCGCGACGTCGGGGCGCGCATCCGTCTCATCGCAGACGGGGATGTGGCTGGCTCCATTGCAGCAGCCAGTCCGGACACGGGCATCGATGTTCTACTGGGAGTCGGCGGCTCACCCGAGGCAGTCATCACGGCAGCAGCACTGAAATGCATGGGAGGCGGCATGCAGTGCAAACTCTGGCCCCGCAACGATGACGAACGACGCTATGCCGAGCAGCATGGACACGACCTGAACAAGGTGTTCGGAATCGATGACCTGGTTGCCAGTGACAATGTCTTTTTCGCCGCCACCGGCATCACCGACGGCGAACTCCTTGAAGGTGTCCGCTACATGCGCGGCGGTGCCAGCACCTCTTCTATCGTCATGCGCTCCAGGTCGGGCACGATCCGGACCATCGTCTCGCAGCACCGCTGGGATAAACTGATGCGTATCAGCCAGATCAGTTACGCCAGTTCTGATCTCGCCATGCCAGATTGA
- a CDS encoding phosphatidate cytidylyltransferase, translating to MLRTRVLSAAVLMVVVAVPAVLGGLPFFALIAAVGVLATWEHVNLFRQGGYEPSLVLAIILTLLFIVQGQWSDLFPLSLVLTVAVIGSIFWSLFHNSETPATDWAIALAGSLYLGWLLSQFVRLRALEDGLFWLLVGAIAIWAADVTAYFAGRAFGRHPWWPRHSPKKTWEGYLSGAVASTLSSALLGHWLLGLGWLEGAALGLLIGLVAPLGDLAESMIKRQVGAKDSSNLIPGHGGILDRIDSLLVTIPLVFFWASLMPRWPI from the coding sequence GTGCTCCGCACCCGCGTCCTCAGTGCCGCCGTCTTGATGGTCGTCGTGGCTGTCCCTGCGGTCCTTGGTGGCCTGCCTTTCTTTGCACTGATCGCTGCCGTGGGCGTCCTCGCCACCTGGGAACATGTCAACCTCTTTCGGCAAGGTGGCTATGAGCCAAGCCTTGTCCTCGCAATCATCCTTACCCTGTTATTCATTGTCCAGGGCCAGTGGAGCGATCTCTTTCCGCTGAGCCTGGTGTTGACCGTGGCGGTCATCGGGTCTATCTTCTGGAGTCTCTTTCACAATTCCGAGACCCCTGCTACCGACTGGGCCATCGCGCTGGCTGGTTCCCTTTACCTGGGCTGGTTGCTCAGTCAATTCGTCCGCCTGCGCGCTCTTGAAGATGGCCTTTTCTGGCTCCTGGTGGGAGCAATCGCTATCTGGGCGGCCGACGTAACCGCCTATTTTGCCGGTCGCGCCTTCGGACGGCATCCCTGGTGGCCCAGGCATAGTCCCAAAAAAACCTGGGAAGGCTACCTTTCAGGCGCGGTTGCCAGCACACTTTCCAGCGCCCTGCTTGGTCACTGGCTACTGGGCCTTGGCTGGCTCGAAGGCGCTGCACTGGGTTTACTGATTGGGTTGGTCGCGCCGCTGGGTGATTTGGCTGAGTCGATGATTAAGCGCCAGGTAGGCGCCAAAGACTCCAGCAATCTGATCCCCGGCCACGGCGGCATCCTCGATCGCATAGATAGCCTTCTGGTAACGATCCCTCTGGTATTTTTCTGGGCATCGCTGATGCCGCGTTGGCCAATCTAA
- the frr gene encoding ribosome recycling factor — translation MIDDILLNAEDRMEKSIESLNFDLRTIRTGRATPALVEHIPVDYYGAPTPLNQLAVIGVPEPRLIVIRPFNPGDIGDIQKAILRSDLGITPSNDSKVIRLAIPQLTEERRKELVRQVGKRVEEARISIRNIRRDANEELKSAEKSKDIPEDDFYWGRDEIQELVDRMIEQIDGIGEAKEKEILEI, via the coding sequence ATGATTGACGACATCCTTCTTAACGCCGAAGATCGCATGGAGAAATCCATCGAGTCCCTGAACTTTGACCTTCGTACCATCCGTACAGGACGCGCAACTCCCGCGCTGGTGGAACATATCCCTGTAGACTACTATGGCGCACCGACACCGTTGAACCAACTGGCAGTCATCGGTGTGCCCGAACCGCGCCTCATTGTGATTCGCCCCTTCAACCCTGGCGACATTGGCGACATCCAAAAGGCCATTTTGCGCTCCGATCTGGGAATCACACCCTCTAACGACAGCAAGGTGATTCGTCTGGCAATCCCACAGCTGACCGAAGAACGTCGCAAGGAATTGGTGCGCCAGGTGGGAAAACGGGTGGAAGAAGCCCGGATTTCGATCCGCAACATCCGCCGGGATGCCAATGAGGAACTCAAGTCAGCCGAAAAATCCAAGGATATCCCGGAGGACGACTTCTATTGGGGTCGAGACGAAATCCAGGAACTGGTCGACCGAATGATCGAACAGATCGATGGGATCGGTGAGGCCAAGGAGAAAGAGATCCTGGAAATCTGA
- the pyrH gene encoding UMP kinase, which yields MSEPKFSRILLKIGGESLAGPEGYGIDPERAVDLAYKVKQVTDLGVEVALVLGAGNIWRGKTGLAHGMERATADHMGMLATVMNALALQDALERIGVITRVQTSIEMRSLAEPYIRLRAIRHLEKGRVVIIGAGTGNPYFTTDTAAALRAMEVGADVLIKATKVDAVYDDDPLENPDATRFEFLPYLDALNLRVGVLDSTAITLSMENHMPIYVVDLWQPGVLESVVMGEQVGTIIADEAVWQERQPATTNSQERQRR from the coding sequence TTGAGCGAGCCCAAGTTTAGTCGTATCCTTCTTAAGATAGGTGGCGAATCGCTGGCTGGTCCCGAGGGTTATGGAATAGACCCTGAGCGAGCTGTTGATCTTGCCTATAAGGTCAAACAAGTCACGGATCTCGGTGTAGAGGTGGCCCTTGTCCTGGGTGCCGGCAATATCTGGCGTGGCAAAACCGGCCTGGCCCATGGCATGGAACGGGCCACCGCCGATCACATGGGGATGCTGGCCACGGTGATGAACGCCCTGGCCCTACAGGATGCTCTTGAACGTATCGGCGTAATCACGCGGGTCCAGACGTCCATCGAAATGCGTTCTCTGGCTGAGCCGTACATTCGATTGCGAGCCATCCGTCATCTTGAGAAAGGCAGGGTCGTGATCATCGGTGCCGGTACCGGAAACCCCTATTTCACCACCGACACTGCGGCAGCCCTGCGAGCAATGGAGGTGGGCGCCGATGTCCTGATCAAAGCCACCAAGGTTGACGCCGTCTACGATGACGATCCCCTGGAAAACCCCGATGCAACCCGGTTTGAGTTCCTGCCCTATCTCGATGCACTCAATCTTCGGGTGGGGGTGCTGGACAGCACAGCCATTACCCTTTCCATGGAGAATCACATGCCCATCTACGTGGTTGACTTGTGGCAGCCAGGCGTGTTAGAATCGGTGGTGATGGGCGAGCAAGTTGGCACCATCATCGCAGATGAAGCAGTTTGGCAAGAGCGACAGCCAGCCACGACCAACAGCCAGGAGCGCCAACGACGATGA
- a CDS encoding Gfo/Idh/MocA family oxidoreductase produces the protein MKESITAVLLGAGQRGADSYGPYALEYPQELRFVAVAEPDPIRRTRFAEAHGIPSERQFTTWEEVASRPQLADALFNCTKDQMHYASTMGALDTGYDVLLEKPMTNRLTPTVQLVQHAEKLGRLLQVCHVLHYTTFFSTLHDILESGKLGDIITVEHRENVETYHMAHSFVRGNWRNAAESSPMILSKCCHDLDILTWNFGHGPERLQSFGSLLHFRRDMAPTGATQRCTDDCPVSEQCPFDARRLYLDMDRTGWPVTMITSDLSYQGRLQALESGPYGRCVFHCDNTVVDHQTVNLEFPGGATAVLFMQGHSHEESRTLRYDGTRATLRGKFTYRGGVIEIHDHVTGAMEVIPCDATMSGHSGGDFGMVSAFLETIRGNAAPLTRARVALESHMMAFAAEESRKKGKVVDMAVFRRRAEEVALSEQQAGN, from the coding sequence ATGAAGGAATCGATCACTGCAGTGCTTCTGGGAGCCGGCCAACGCGGAGCCGATTCCTATGGCCCCTATGCCCTCGAATATCCTCAAGAACTTCGATTCGTTGCGGTCGCCGAGCCCGACCCAATCCGGCGAACACGATTTGCCGAGGCTCACGGAATCCCGAGCGAGCGCCAGTTCACCACATGGGAAGAGGTCGCTTCCCGGCCACAATTGGCCGATGCTCTCTTCAATTGCACCAAGGACCAGATGCATTACGCGTCCACAATGGGCGCCCTGGATACCGGCTATGATGTCCTGTTGGAAAAGCCCATGACCAACCGGTTGACTCCCACCGTTCAACTGGTTCAGCATGCCGAAAAACTGGGACGTCTGTTACAGGTCTGCCACGTCCTGCACTACACGACCTTCTTCTCCACCTTGCACGACATTCTGGAAAGCGGAAAGCTCGGCGACATCATCACGGTGGAGCACCGGGAAAATGTCGAGACCTATCACATGGCCCATAGTTTCGTCCGGGGAAACTGGCGCAACGCAGCGGAATCGAGCCCCATGATCCTCTCCAAATGCTGCCATGATCTGGATATCCTCACCTGGAATTTCGGTCACGGCCCCGAACGGCTGCAATCCTTCGGATCACTCCTGCACTTCCGACGCGATATGGCGCCAACCGGTGCCACTCAGCGCTGTACCGATGATTGCCCGGTGAGCGAGCAATGCCCCTTCGATGCACGCCGTCTTTATCTGGACATGGACCGGACAGGTTGGCCGGTAACGATGATCACCTCGGATCTGAGCTACCAGGGACGGCTTCAAGCGCTGGAAAGTGGCCCCTATGGGCGCTGCGTTTTCCACTGCGATAACACCGTGGTCGATCATCAAACGGTCAACCTTGAGTTTCCCGGCGGTGCGACCGCTGTTCTATTCATGCAAGGCCATTCGCACGAGGAAAGTCGCACCTTGCGTTACGACGGTACACGAGCCACGCTGCGCGGCAAGTTCACTTACAGGGGTGGTGTCATCGAGATCCACGACCATGTGACCGGCGCAATGGAGGTAATTCCCTGTGACGCTACCATGAGCGGCCACAGCGGAGGTGACTTCGGCATGGTGTCTGCCTTCCTGGAAACCATTCGAGGCAACGCAGCGCCCCTGACAAGGGCGCGCGTTGCGCTCGAAAGCCATATGATGGCCTTCGCGGCCGAAGAGTCCCGGAAAAAGGGCAAAGTAGTCGATATGGCGGTGTTTAGACGCCGCGCCGAAGAAGTAGCGTTGTCTGAGCAACAGGCCGGCAACTGA
- a CDS encoding MFS transporter — MTTAQVAVAPPPQPSRLSVLSWALYDLANTIFSMNIVSLYFGLWVVNQMGGNDADYGNANSISMALMFFTAPILGALSDQAGRRMPFLIVTTLLCVGFTALLGTWGLMISLLLFIVANYMFQAGLIFYDSLLPVVSTEENRGRVGGLGIGLGYMGSFIGVGAGLLLLDRIGYTGIFRLTAVLFLVFAIPCFIFVKERTTRGKRGLVEIGRAAINQTYVQGFRRINNWTRYFGLWAVLGILQGLLVTGLLALAGSQVAWWYPIIGIGVGLVQSIILMPVVGPVLHATRYEGLPRFLLGRVFYTDPVNTVIVFMGIYVTNEVGFSDDQAQYLLLISIVFAVIGGLLWGVVVDKIGPKRSLNMVLVLWMVVLALAALIAMMDLSPWLFWVVGTLAGIALGGTWAADRPYMLRLAPPRFIGEFYGLYSMVGRFGSIIGPFMWGYIAETIGLGRPMAILSLLVFIVIAFVILQGIDESPRDWPAELKESVST; from the coding sequence ATGACTACAGCACAAGTTGCCGTTGCGCCACCCCCTCAACCGTCTCGCCTTTCCGTCCTGTCGTGGGCCCTTTACGACCTGGCCAACACGATCTTCTCCATGAACATCGTCTCCCTCTATTTCGGCCTTTGGGTCGTCAATCAGATGGGAGGCAATGACGCCGATTACGGCAATGCCAACAGCATCTCGATGGCGTTGATGTTTTTCACCGCGCCGATTTTGGGTGCGCTTTCTGATCAGGCGGGGCGTCGCATGCCCTTCCTCATTGTCACAACCCTGCTCTGCGTGGGCTTCACCGCGCTGCTGGGAACCTGGGGACTGATGATCAGCCTGTTGCTCTTCATCGTCGCAAACTACATGTTCCAGGCCGGCCTGATCTTCTACGACTCGTTATTACCCGTCGTCAGCACCGAGGAAAACCGGGGGCGAGTTGGCGGCCTGGGGATCGGCCTGGGTTACATGGGCTCCTTCATTGGCGTGGGAGCCGGACTGCTGCTCCTGGACAGGATTGGCTACACAGGAATCTTCCGCCTGACCGCAGTTCTCTTTCTGGTCTTTGCCATACCTTGTTTCATCTTCGTCAAGGAACGGACAACCCGGGGGAAACGCGGCCTGGTTGAAATCGGACGGGCAGCGATCAATCAAACCTATGTCCAGGGCTTTCGAAGAATCAACAACTGGACTCGCTACTTCGGACTCTGGGCTGTTCTGGGCATCCTGCAGGGTTTGCTGGTTACCGGATTGCTGGCACTGGCAGGGAGCCAGGTCGCCTGGTGGTATCCGATCATAGGTATCGGTGTCGGCCTGGTCCAATCGATTATCCTGATGCCCGTGGTAGGCCCCGTCCTGCACGCCACCCGTTACGAGGGGCTACCCCGTTTTCTTTTGGGGCGGGTCTTCTACACCGATCCTGTCAACACGGTAATCGTATTCATGGGCATCTACGTCACTAACGAGGTCGGCTTCAGCGATGATCAGGCCCAGTACCTGCTGCTCATATCCATTGTCTTCGCCGTGATCGGAGGTCTGCTGTGGGGAGTGGTCGTCGATAAGATCGGTCCCAAACGCAGCCTCAACATGGTGCTGGTGCTCTGGATGGTGGTGTTGGCCCTGGCTGCCTTAATCGCCATGATGGACCTGTCTCCCTGGCTGTTTTGGGTCGTAGGCACCCTGGCAGGGATTGCTCTGGGCGGCACCTGGGCCGCCGATCGTCCCTACATGCTGCGACTGGCTCCACCCCGTTTCATCGGTGAATTCTATGGGCTGTACAGCATGGTGGGCCGCTTTGGCAGCATCATCGGTCCCTTCATGTGGGGCTACATTGCCGAAACCATCGGGCTGGGACGACCGATGGCCATCCTTAGCCTGCTGGTTTTCATCGTCATCGCTTTCGTGATCCTGCAGGGAATCGACGAATCGCCAAGAGACTGGCCCGCAGAGTTGAAGGAATCGGTGTCCACCTGA
- the tsf gene encoding translation elongation factor Ts has protein sequence MTVTTAMVKELRAATGAGVLDCKNALTEANGNFDEAVEFLRKQGLATAAKKASREANEGLIGNYVHMGSKAASMIEVNCETDFVARTDDFQQLVKDLAMQIVALKPIYVSREDIPEEVLQKEREIYAAQMADSGKPDHILDKIVEGKLEKYYQEVCLVDQPFAKDDSMTVDDLVTRAIAKLGENIVIRRFTRYEVGE, from the coding sequence TTGACAGTTACAACAGCGATGGTAAAAGAACTGCGAGCTGCCACCGGCGCCGGCGTCCTTGACTGCAAGAACGCGCTGACTGAAGCCAATGGCAACTTCGACGAAGCGGTTGAGTTTCTGCGCAAGCAGGGACTTGCCACGGCCGCCAAGAAAGCCAGTCGCGAGGCCAATGAAGGCCTGATCGGCAATTATGTCCACATGGGATCCAAAGCCGCATCCATGATCGAGGTCAACTGTGAGACCGATTTCGTGGCACGGACTGATGACTTCCAGCAGCTTGTCAAGGATCTTGCGATGCAGATCGTGGCGCTCAAGCCCATCTATGTCAGTCGCGAGGATATCCCGGAAGAGGTCCTGCAAAAGGAACGAGAGATCTATGCAGCTCAGATGGCTGACTCGGGCAAGCCTGATCATATTCTCGATAAGATTGTCGAAGGAAAACTGGAGAAATACTATCAGGAAGTCTGCCTGGTAGACCAGCCCTTCGCCAAGGATGACTCGATGACCGTCGATGACCTGGTCACCCGGGCGATCGCCAAACTAGGCGAAAACATCGTCATCCGCCGCTTCACCCGCTACGAAGTAGGCGAATGA